The following proteins are co-located in the Leptospira weilii genome:
- a CDS encoding LIC10906 family membrane protein yields MNLNHFIPILTGLLHLSFGIYVFSLRPRQKLQTLFLLLNLCIALWLCIQGLRGLFPLEYRNLGLNITFLPMSVGTFISYLICKKMENVGQKVPVWILILGIVGFSYFTWACFSERMVALENPDTFTFNFSLNYHLIIYFSIFWVLLSGWIIFKKMLLKRGDDRVRLFFVLLGSIVGLPITLMFIYLLPFLGIYKAYLSSLGLSVCSVCWAVAILHYDAFEIKAGLIQGRKISFINRVASKPFLKLMRKLDPMRFVQKSSKAKEEITRQILIQDFHLAENTGEISVDERAKILSRRFGKYFK; encoded by the coding sequence ATGAACCTTAACCATTTTATCCCAATTTTAACAGGACTGCTCCATTTATCCTTCGGAATCTACGTCTTTAGTTTAAGACCAAGACAAAAATTACAGACTTTATTCCTGCTTTTGAATCTATGTATCGCACTTTGGCTCTGCATTCAAGGTCTTAGAGGATTATTTCCTCTCGAATACCGTAATTTAGGTTTGAACATAACCTTTCTTCCTATGTCCGTCGGAACATTTATTTCATATCTTATTTGTAAAAAAATGGAGAACGTAGGACAGAAGGTTCCGGTTTGGATATTAATCCTGGGTATTGTAGGCTTTTCCTATTTTACCTGGGCTTGTTTCAGCGAAAGAATGGTGGCTTTAGAAAATCCCGATACTTTCACTTTTAATTTCAGTTTGAATTATCACTTAATTATTTATTTTTCTATCTTTTGGGTTTTATTATCAGGTTGGATAATTTTTAAAAAAATGCTGCTCAAAAGAGGAGACGACAGGGTAAGGCTCTTTTTTGTTCTACTCGGTTCTATCGTTGGGTTACCGATCACTTTAATGTTCATTTATTTACTTCCGTTTTTAGGAATTTACAAAGCATATTTATCATCTTTGGGGCTTTCCGTTTGTTCGGTCTGTTGGGCGGTGGCAATTTTGCATTACGACGCTTTTGAAATCAAAGCCGGTCTGATTCAGGGTCGGAAAATTTCTTTTATCAATCGGGTCGCTTCCAAACCTTTTTTAAAGCTCATGAGGAAATTAGATCCGATGAGATTTGTTCAAAAAAGCTCAAAGGCAAAAGAGGAAATCACGAGACAAATTCTCATTCAAGACTTTCACCTTGCCGAAAATACCGGTGAAATATCGGTCGATGAAAGAGCCAAAATTCTTTCGAGAAGATTCGGAAAGTATTTTAAATAG
- a CDS encoding MFS transporter: MISLLRWILPAKPKPLLPKEMIDRSYPRFRWRVLEATFIGYAVFYLVRNNFPVISKEMGEVLHYDQEQITNILAVTAITYGIGKFVMGALSDRSNPKYFMSLGLILTAICNLLFGASSNYEAHFYLWALNGLFQGMGWPPCGRSLGHWFGVSERGAKFAIWNIAHNVGGGLVGIVAAYSASWWGWRNAFYIPASIAIVTAIYLLFQLVDTPQSVGLPPIEEYQEDPEKESRLSSEEQERELSFREIIFQSVLKNYYVWTFAFANFFVYVVRYSLTDIGPTYLKFAKGASLEKGGISTFIYEFAGIGSTLLVGWGSDKLGGKRGMVSFLCILPILSALVALLFTPPGFLWLDLTLFGIIGFFVYPPVMLLGVAGLDFTSKKAVGTAAGFIGLFGYLGRTALSKVVGWLSKQPGFHWEQSLYLIIGATLIALALLAITWSWKPKA, translated from the coding sequence ATGATTTCATTGTTACGTTGGATACTTCCCGCAAAACCAAAACCTCTCTTACCGAAAGAAATGATCGATCGATCTTATCCCCGTTTTAGATGGAGGGTTCTAGAGGCGACTTTTATTGGTTATGCGGTATTTTATCTCGTAAGGAATAATTTTCCGGTTATTTCCAAGGAAATGGGGGAAGTTCTGCACTATGACCAGGAACAAATCACAAATATTTTGGCGGTGACCGCGATTACTTACGGAATCGGAAAATTTGTGATGGGGGCCTTATCCGATCGAAGTAATCCGAAATACTTCATGTCATTGGGTTTGATTTTAACCGCGATATGTAATTTGTTGTTCGGAGCTTCGAGTAATTACGAAGCTCACTTTTATCTTTGGGCTTTGAACGGATTGTTTCAAGGAATGGGATGGCCTCCTTGCGGACGTTCTTTGGGTCATTGGTTCGGGGTATCGGAAAGAGGGGCTAAATTCGCAATTTGGAATATAGCTCATAACGTGGGCGGCGGTTTGGTGGGGATTGTCGCCGCTTATAGCGCTTCTTGGTGGGGATGGAGGAACGCATTTTACATTCCTGCCTCAATAGCGATCGTAACCGCAATTTATCTTTTATTTCAATTAGTGGATACTCCTCAGTCGGTGGGTCTTCCTCCTATTGAAGAATATCAGGAAGATCCTGAAAAAGAATCTAGACTTTCCTCCGAAGAACAAGAGAGGGAATTGTCTTTTCGGGAAATCATTTTCCAATCGGTATTAAAAAATTATTATGTTTGGACCTTCGCTTTTGCAAACTTTTTTGTTTATGTGGTTCGTTATAGCTTAACGGATATCGGCCCGACTTACTTAAAATTCGCCAAAGGAGCTTCCTTGGAAAAAGGAGGGATTAGCACCTTCATCTACGAATTTGCCGGGATCGGTTCTACTCTTCTTGTCGGTTGGGGTTCGGATAAATTGGGTGGAAAAAGAGGAATGGTGAGCTTCTTGTGTATCCTCCCGATTCTATCGGCTCTTGTCGCGTTGTTATTTACGCCTCCCGGTTTTCTTTGGTTGGATCTTACTTTATTCGGCATCATCGGTTTTTTTGTCTATCCGCCTGTTATGTTGTTAGGTGTTGCCGGACTTGATTTTACTTCGAAGAAAGCGGTCGGAACTGCGGCGGGTTTTATCGGCTTGTTCGGATATTTGGGAAGAACAGCTCTTTCAAAAGTAGTGGGATGGCTGAGTAAACAACCAGGATTTCATTGGGAACAATCCCTGTATCTTATTATAGGCGCGACTTTGATCGCTCTCGCTTTGCTAGCTATTACCTGGAGTTGGAAACCGAAGGCTTAA
- a CDS encoding LIC_10907 family protein, with protein MLKWYDSSRLEDYLGSLPKFRNRLSLVIQYKDRREKVPKELRFFILIQRLYLQKKILVRRNQWLAKELKSIFSEKIQLESKLESLEKIPKEIQNKNTDLVRSYLKNI; from the coding sequence ATGTTGAAGTGGTATGATTCTTCAAGGTTAGAGGATTATTTAGGCTCGTTGCCGAAATTTCGAAACCGTCTCAGTCTCGTGATTCAGTACAAAGATCGTCGAGAAAAAGTCCCAAAGGAGCTGAGATTCTTCATACTGATTCAAAGATTGTATTTACAAAAGAAAATTTTAGTACGACGAAACCAATGGCTGGCAAAGGAATTAAAAAGTATTTTTTCCGAAAAAATACAATTGGAAAGCAAATTAGAATCTCTCGAAAAAATACCCAAGGAAATACAAAATAAAAATACAGACTTGGTTAGAAGCTATCTTAAAAATATCTGA
- a CDS encoding transcriptional regulator, with the protein MNEQKKRLQTILLSFKGNQREFGDTIGKSKQTISGWLSGRFPIPEDAAITIEMVHGYRREWLLEGKLPEKVALRAKMKIEFEPTLLKKITSKEGLPKMVEILAILPKKEFEIAQKLIFSLAKKEVENN; encoded by the coding sequence TTGAACGAGCAAAAGAAAAGATTACAAACCATACTCTTAAGTTTCAAAGGGAATCAAAGAGAGTTTGGGGACACGATCGGCAAATCAAAACAAACGATCAGTGGTTGGCTGAGCGGAAGATTTCCGATACCGGAAGACGCGGCAATTACGATAGAAATGGTCCACGGATACAGAAGAGAATGGCTCCTTGAAGGTAAACTGCCGGAAAAAGTGGCACTTCGAGCCAAAATGAAAATAGAATTCGAGCCGACCTTATTGAAAAAAATAACTTCGAAAGAAGGTTTACCAAAAATGGTAGAAATATTGGCAATTTTGCCCAAAAAAGAATTTGAAATTGCCCAAAAGTTGATTTTTAGCCTAGCAAAAAAAGAAGTCGAAAATAATTAA
- a CDS encoding inorganic diphosphatase codes for MVHPWHDISPGDQIPEFVNGVIEIKRGSRAKYEVDKEYGILKLDRVLYSSFYYPANYGFIPQSYCGDHDPLDILVLSQVELEPLCLVKAKVIGVMRMLDSGEEDDKIIAVAANDMSINHINDISELPPHFTLELKHFFEDYKKLENKTVVIEEFQNAILARKIVLDSLELYRKTFPKK; via the coding sequence ATGGTACACCCTTGGCATGATATTTCTCCGGGCGATCAAATTCCGGAATTTGTAAACGGCGTCATTGAAATCAAACGCGGTAGTCGCGCTAAATACGAGGTCGATAAAGAATATGGAATTTTAAAACTGGATCGGGTTTTATATTCTTCCTTTTATTATCCTGCAAATTACGGATTTATTCCTCAGTCTTATTGTGGAGATCACGATCCTTTGGACATTTTGGTTCTTTCCCAAGTGGAATTAGAACCTCTTTGTTTAGTGAAAGCTAAAGTAATCGGTGTAATGAGAATGTTAGATTCAGGGGAAGAAGACGATAAGATTATCGCGGTTGCCGCAAACGATATGTCGATCAACCATATCAACGACATTTCGGAACTTCCTCCTCATTTCACATTGGAACTGAAGCATTTCTTTGAAGATTATAAAAAACTGGAAAATAAAACTGTCGTTATCGAAGAATTCCAAAACGCAATTCTTGCTCGTAAGATCGTTTTAGATTCTTTGGAATTGTATAGAAAAACGTTTCCAAAAAAGTAA